The Pseudomonas graminis region GCCGCCGTCTCACGCTGTATGCAGATATCCACATGGCCGTGCTTGAGCTCCGAAAGACCGTTACAGATCTGAATCGATATCTCGACGTTGGGGCAGCGCTCTTTGAAGCTGCTCAGTGCCGGGATCAGCCAGGAGCTGGCAATGGTAGAGGTCGTGCTGATCACCAGGCGCGTCTGACGTGGCGCCTTGAGTGCGGCACGCGACCAGGCTTTTTCGATGACGTCAAAGGTGCCGGCGAGTTCGTCGAACAGGCTGCGTCCGGATGGGGTGAGCTGGATGCCCTTGGCGTCTCTCTCGAACAGGCGCCTGCCGATCTGGTCCTCCAACCCTTTGATCTGCTGGCTGATGGCGGCCGGCGACACACACAGCTGATCCGCTGCACGTTTCATGCTGCCGGCCTTGCACACCTCAACGAACGTGCGGAGGGCTATCAACGGGATCGCTCTGCTCATCCTGCATACCTCGCCGTGAGTGTGCTGCAAGTGAGCCAAGTGACGGAAAAGCGTCTTTGAGTTGCCATCGGATGAATCCCCAAAGCGTTCTTATCACCCGACGCTGGATATTTCAGGCACAGCCGGGCCCGGCCGGGTGTTTACCCGGCGCCCTGGATAACGTTGCTGTCAGGTTGTGGCGGCGCGGTCTTGAGGAACAGGTGCCGGCTTCGGCTTGCTTTGGCTCAACACGAACCATACGGCCAGGCAGATGAGGCCGCCGCCGTAAAGGTGTCCGGCAGAGAACTTTTCACCCAGGAACATCACCCCCCACAGGACGCCGAAGGGCGGAATCAGGAAGGTGACGGTTAGCGAGCGGACCGGCCCGATGTCGGCGATCAGGCGGAAGTACAGAATGTAAGCGCACGCCGTGCACAAGAAACCAACGGCTGCCAGTGATAGCCACACGGTTGAGTCGCCCCAGGTGGCTGGCGGGTTGACGGTCGCGGAGACGGCGAAGAAGGGCAGCAGAAACAGCGTCGCGCCAATCTGGCTACCGAATGCCACGAGCTTGGCATCCAGTCCTCCCCGATCGCCGATCCACTGACGGGTCAGGAAGCCTGCGGCGCCGTAGCAACTGGTCGCGACCAGGCAAGCGAGTGCGCCCATCACCACCGACGTGGTGAACGTCACCGGGCCTGTGGTGGTGAGTAAGGTTATGCCCAGCAAACCAAGAAATACGCCTATGGCTTTCTTGGGCGTCAGTGAGTCACTGAAAAACACAGAACCTATCAATACGCCCATCAATGGAGTGGTCGCATTCAAGATTGCGGAATAACCTGCGGGTAATAACAGGGCCGCCATGCTGTACATCAAAAACGGAATGCCGGAGTTGATGATGCCCAGGATTAAGGTGGATTTGAACTTGCCGTTGAACTCATGCCGGGTTCTTAAAATGGCCAGAATCACCATCAAGCCAATAGCGCCGAGCAACACGCGAAAGAAAGCGGTCGGCAACGCGCCCAATACCGGGGCAGCAACGCGCATGAACAGAAAACTGGCTCCCCAGATGGCGGCCAGAACAATCAGTCGAACGTAGTCGGAGACTTTCATTGCGCTTCCTTTCTTGATCCGTATCGCTGATCCGCTGACCGAAAAGTTGTTGATTGACGCTCCTCGAGTCGGGGTGTGATGATTTGAGCAGTGTCTAGGGCGGTGC contains the following coding sequences:
- a CDS encoding DMT family transporter, translating into MKVSDYVRLIVLAAIWGASFLFMRVAAPVLGALPTAFFRVLLGAIGLMVILAILRTRHEFNGKFKSTLILGIINSGIPFLMYSMAALLLPAGYSAILNATTPLMGVLIGSVFFSDSLTPKKAIGVFLGLLGITLLTTTGPVTFTTSVVMGALACLVATSCYGAAGFLTRQWIGDRGGLDAKLVAFGSQIGATLFLLPFFAVSATVNPPATWGDSTVWLSLAAVGFLCTACAYILYFRLIADIGPVRSLTVTFLIPPFGVLWGVMFLGEKFSAGHLYGGGLICLAVWFVLSQSKPKPAPVPQDRAATT